One region of Polaribacter pectinis genomic DNA includes:
- a CDS encoding DUF6498-containing protein gives MLKSIFYPTQQNAFIWLSSIYLLFLLYIGKASAISILFAYFLETIIIGIFNALKMLWSILYEKPKSSNYGLILFFLVHYGMFVAIQSLFGFSLFGIEGNGILKEPFNIIENYAIILNLEDIKYALPAIIFMHLGKFITDYIQQKKYLEFTAKEIMFKPYLRIFVQQFVVILSSFFIVLGEAGIIAAILLIFFRLVIDLCLDSIKKDSKTLDYLSEKLENEKATKEDIKKQLIVFTE, from the coding sequence ATGTTGAAATCTATTTTTTACCCAACACAACAAAACGCTTTTATTTGGTTAAGCTCTATTTACCTTTTATTTCTTTTATACATTGGTAAAGCATCTGCAATATCTATTCTGTTTGCATATTTTTTAGAAACAATAATTATAGGAATTTTTAATGCACTTAAAATGTTGTGGAGCATTTTATACGAAAAACCAAAATCTTCTAACTATGGCTTAATTCTATTTTTTTTAGTTCATTATGGAATGTTTGTAGCAATTCAATCACTCTTTGGGTTCTCGCTTTTTGGTATAGAAGGAAATGGAATTTTAAAAGAGCCTTTTAATATTATAGAAAACTATGCAATCATTTTAAATTTAGAAGATATTAAATATGCCTTACCAGCCATTATTTTTATGCATTTGGGAAAATTTATAACAGATTATATTCAGCAGAAAAAATACCTAGAGTTTACTGCAAAAGAAATTATGTTTAAACCTTATTTGAGAATATTTGTTCAGCAATTTGTGGTAATTCTTTCCTCTTTCTTTATTGTTCTTGGCGAAGCAGGAATTATCGCAGCCATATTGTTAATCTTTTTTAGGTTGGTTATTGATTTATGTTTAGATTCAATTAAGAAAGACTCCAAAACGTTAGATTATTTATCAGAAAAATTAGAAAACGAAAAAGCAACTAAAGAGGACATAAAAAAACAACTCATTGTTTTTACGGAGTAA
- a CDS encoding DUF6252 family protein, with translation MKTLQKILLFISATVLISCSATDNDLGVSGEGSFSAKVNGEEFISLSVSVGATVANNVLAVQGSKSSGEFIRLNIMNYTGVGTYKTGDAVTNASSMIYGTINPVASWTSTFNIGSGTVIVTEETATTVTGTFSFEGVNTNAGNKTITEGKFSAPKS, from the coding sequence ATGAAAACTTTACAAAAAATTTTATTATTTATCAGTGCAACTGTTCTTATATCTTGTAGTGCAACTGATAACGATCTTGGTGTATCTGGAGAAGGTTCTTTCTCCGCAAAAGTAAATGGAGAAGAATTTATTTCTCTATCAGTTTCTGTTGGTGCAACTGTAGCTAACAATGTTTTGGCTGTACAAGGTTCTAAATCTTCCGGAGAATTTATTAGATTAAATATCATGAACTACACTGGAGTTGGAACCTATAAAACGGGAGACGCAGTTACTAACGCAAGTAGTATGATATATGGTACTATAAACCCAGTTGCTTCTTGGACATCTACTTTTAACATTGGCTCTGGAACAGTAATCGTAACAGAAGAAACAGCAACTACTGTAACTGGTACATTTTCTTTTGAAGGTGTAAATACTAACGCAGGAAATAAGACTATTACAGAAGGGAAGTTTAGTGCTCCAAAATCTTAA
- a CDS encoding tetratricopeptide repeat-containing sensor histidine kinase has product MLFSKTKLICFVATLFCLNFYSQSAGKKIIDSLLIVSKKQTDKQKVLTYIEVAEKYTGIDLDSAKFYSDKAYNISLKVEDKRLKTIAIIQLGNFARENSEYTKAINYFKESLALSKSINDTVLIANSYSGLGIVNSRLGNFKEAISNFLKGIPVYEALKDTANIARGYLNLAVDLRKIKEFDRCILYNNKALTLFEKNNEHLNIAAIHNNLGGVYNENKEYLKAIKSAEKAKKYFTENDYERYAAYPLTNIAISYDSLNEPIKAEKNYLAAIKLHTEFREPYELAFLNNAYANFKYKHQDHKQAIKIGKKALDFAEEVKALEFITSSCKTLAKSFQKDGNYQQANIYLNKYIISKDSLFEKEKSKDIAEIQTKYETTKKEAQIAIQKEKLLENELAIKNRTLYAILLASALLILGIIFFAIYKKNQYKRKQLQKEIDLKDALATIKTQNRLQEQRLRISRDLHDNIGSQLTFIISSIDNLKYISKDVNDTLKDKLIGISTFTSETIHELRDTIWAMNKSEISVEDLHARILSFVEKAKIATENMLFEVNYNIDKNATFSSLEGMNIFRVIQEAINNAIKYAEASKVEIKLDKKDNQFIASVIDDGVGFDIKNVDLGNGLSNMEKRMSKINGKVVIVSEIEKGTTIKIYL; this is encoded by the coding sequence ATGCTTTTTTCAAAAACCAAATTAATATGTTTTGTTGCAACTCTATTTTGTTTAAATTTTTACTCACAATCTGCTGGAAAAAAAATTATTGATAGTTTATTAATTGTCTCAAAAAAACAAACTGACAAACAAAAGGTCTTAACATATATAGAAGTTGCAGAAAAATATACTGGAATAGATTTAGATTCTGCAAAATTTTATAGTGATAAAGCTTATAACATCTCTTTAAAAGTAGAAGATAAAAGATTAAAAACTATTGCAATAATACAATTAGGAAATTTTGCAAGAGAGAATTCAGAATACACAAAAGCTATCAATTATTTTAAAGAGTCTTTAGCTTTAAGTAAAAGTATTAATGATACCGTTTTAATAGCTAACTCTTATTCTGGTTTGGGGATTGTGAATAGCCGTTTGGGGAATTTTAAAGAAGCAATATCTAATTTTCTAAAAGGAATTCCTGTATATGAAGCATTAAAAGATACTGCAAACATAGCAAGGGGTTATTTAAACCTTGCTGTAGATTTAAGAAAAATTAAAGAATTTGACAGATGTATTTTATACAATAATAAAGCACTTACTTTATTTGAAAAAAATAACGAACATTTAAATATTGCTGCAATACACAATAATTTAGGTGGCGTTTATAATGAGAACAAAGAGTATTTAAAAGCAATTAAAAGTGCCGAAAAAGCAAAAAAATATTTTACTGAAAATGATTATGAAAGGTATGCTGCTTATCCATTAACGAATATTGCAATATCTTATGACAGTTTAAATGAGCCAATTAAAGCTGAAAAAAATTATTTAGCCGCAATTAAATTACACACAGAATTTAGAGAACCTTATGAACTTGCTTTTTTAAATAATGCGTACGCAAATTTTAAATATAAACACCAAGATCACAAACAAGCCATAAAAATTGGAAAAAAAGCCCTTGATTTTGCAGAAGAAGTTAAAGCTTTAGAATTTATAACATCTAGTTGTAAAACATTGGCAAAAAGTTTTCAAAAAGATGGAAACTACCAACAAGCAAATATTTATTTGAATAAGTATATTATTTCTAAAGACAGTCTTTTTGAAAAAGAGAAATCTAAAGATATAGCAGAAATACAAACTAAATATGAAACAACTAAAAAAGAGGCTCAAATTGCAATACAAAAAGAAAAATTATTAGAAAACGAACTAGCCATAAAAAACAGAACTTTATATGCTATTCTTTTAGCATCTGCCTTATTAATCTTAGGAATTATCTTTTTTGCTATCTACAAGAAAAATCAATATAAACGTAAACAATTACAGAAAGAAATAGACTTGAAAGATGCTTTAGCAACTATAAAAACTCAAAATAGATTGCAGGAACAACGTTTACGAATTTCTAGAGATTTACATGATAATATTGGTTCTCAACTTACTTTTATCATTTCATCTATAGACAATTTAAAATACATTTCTAAAGATGTAAATGATACATTAAAAGACAAATTAATTGGCATTAGTACTTTTACATCAGAAACTATTCATGAGTTAAGAGATACTATTTGGGCAATGAATAAGAGCGAAATTTCTGTTGAAGATTTACATGCCAGAATTTTATCTTTTGTAGAAAAAGCTAAAATTGCTACAGAAAATATGCTGTTTGAAGTAAATTATAATATCGATAAAAATGCAACTTTTTCTTCTTTAGAAGGTATGAATATATTTAGAGTAATTCAAGAAGCAATAAACAATGCCATTAAATATGCAGAGGCTTCAAAAGTAGAAATTAAGCTTGATAAAAAAGACAATCAATTTATTGCATCTGTAATAGATGATGGTGTTGGTTTCGACATAAAAAATGTCGATTTAGGAAATGGTTTGTCTAATATGGAAAAAAGAATGAGCAAAATTAACGGGAAAGTTGTTATAGTTTCAGAAATTGAAAAGGGAACAACTATTAAAATTTATTTGTAA
- a CDS encoding tetratricopeptide repeat-containing sensor histidine kinase yields MKFTIKSFFLIAFLLKAFLSFSQDVLTLNNEAMSSYKLNQKEAIETLKKALKIAKKSTDSLNIGRTKNNLAIVYRDLGQYKKSKELSNEALIMVKEDLIKASIYNNIGACNRKLGLYEEAISSYFKSLIIYEAKKELAKTATVNNNIAVVYSYLNLNVKSLEYHNKARIVFEELKDFKGISQSYNNAAIIYANEGDLEKSLKYFKYSLQLEKKLNDKKGIAESLNNVGSVHYYLGALDSAVYYFEKSAEMERNVGNFAGVSASYNNIAQVFLENKKVKKSKIYIDSAYHIAKKYNVNEDTENALLNYVDYYELQNENKKALNYLKKFHHYKDSISKKSNLKLLQEVETKYQTEKKEKEIALQKEELLEKEIAIKNRTLHAIFLASALLILGIIFFGIYKKNQYKRKQLQKEINLKDALATIKTQNRLQEQRLRISRDLHDNIGSQLTFIISSIDNLKYISKDVNDTLKDKLIGISTFTSETIHELRDTIWAMNKSEISVEDLHARILSFVEKAKIATQNMLFEVNYNIDKNATFSSLEGMNIFRVIQEAINNAIKYAEASKVEIILDKKENQFIASVIDNGVGFDIKNVDLGNGLSNMEKRMSEIKGKVAITSQTNKGTNVSFSVLIKNTSNDV; encoded by the coding sequence ATGAAGTTTACAATAAAATCTTTTTTTTTAATTGCATTTCTTCTAAAAGCTTTTCTTTCATTTTCGCAAGATGTTCTTACTCTAAATAATGAAGCTATGTCTTCATATAAGCTTAATCAAAAAGAAGCTATTGAAACTTTAAAAAAAGCATTAAAGATCGCTAAAAAAAGTACAGATTCTTTAAATATTGGTAGAACAAAAAATAATTTAGCGATTGTTTACAGAGATTTGGGACAATATAAAAAATCGAAAGAATTATCTAATGAAGCTTTAATAATGGTTAAAGAAGATTTAATAAAAGCTTCTATTTACAATAATATTGGTGCTTGCAATAGAAAACTTGGTCTCTATGAAGAGGCAATCTCAAGCTATTTTAAAAGCCTAATAATTTATGAAGCAAAAAAAGAATTAGCAAAAACTGCAACTGTTAATAATAATATAGCTGTGGTATATTCTTATTTAAATTTAAATGTCAAATCTTTAGAATATCATAATAAAGCAAGAATAGTTTTCGAAGAATTAAAAGATTTTAAGGGCATTTCTCAATCTTACAATAACGCTGCAATAATATATGCAAATGAAGGTGATTTAGAAAAATCATTAAAATACTTTAAGTATTCTTTACAGTTAGAAAAAAAATTAAATGACAAAAAAGGCATTGCAGAATCTTTAAACAATGTTGGCTCTGTTCATTATTATTTAGGTGCTTTAGATTCTGCAGTTTATTATTTCGAAAAATCTGCAGAAATGGAGAGAAATGTTGGCAATTTTGCAGGTGTTAGTGCTAGTTATAATAACATTGCTCAAGTATTTTTAGAAAATAAAAAAGTAAAAAAATCTAAAATATATATTGATAGCGCCTATCACATAGCAAAAAAATATAATGTAAATGAAGATACTGAAAATGCACTTTTAAATTACGTAGACTATTATGAATTGCAAAATGAAAATAAAAAGGCACTTAATTATTTAAAAAAGTTTCACCATTATAAAGATAGTATATCAAAAAAATCGAACCTAAAACTATTACAAGAAGTTGAAACCAAATATCAAACTGAAAAAAAAGAAAAAGAAATTGCGCTTCAAAAAGAAGAATTGTTAGAAAAAGAAATAGCCATAAAAAACAGAACTTTACATGCTATTTTTTTAGCATCTGCATTATTAATTTTAGGAATTATCTTTTTTGGTATTTATAAGAAAAATCAATATAAACGTAAACAATTACAGAAAGAAATAAATTTAAAGGATGCTTTGGCAACTATAAAAACTCAAAATAGACTGCAAGAACAACGTTTACGAATTTCTAGAGATTTACATGATAATATTGGTTCACAACTTACTTTTATCATTTCATCTATAGACAATTTAAAATACATTTCTAAAGATGTAAATGATACATTAAAAGACAAATTAATTGGTATTAGTACTTTTACATCAGAAACTATTCATGAGTTAAGAGATACTATTTGGGCAATGAATAAGAGCGAAATTTCTGTAGAAGATTTACACGCCAGAATTTTATCTTTTGTAGAAAAAGCTAAAATTGCTACACAAAATATGCTGTTTGAAGTAAATTATAATATCGATAAAAATGCAACTTTTTCTTCTTTAGAAGGTATGAATATATTTAGGGTAATTCAAGAAGCAATAAACAATGCCATTAAATATGCAGAGGCTTCTAAAGTAGAAATTATACTTGATAAAAAAGAGAATCAATTTATTGCATCTGTAATAGATAATGGTGTTGGTTTCGATATAAAAAATGTAGATTTAGGAAATGGTTTATCTAATATGGAAAAAAGAATGAGCGAAATTAAAGGAAAAGTTGCTATTACCTCCCAAACAAATAAAGGTACCAATGTTTCCTTTTCTGTTTTAATTAAAAATACGTCAAATGACGTATAA
- a CDS encoding response regulator transcription factor translates to MNLKICIAEDNYFLVKAIKEKLSFFDDISVKFHANNGAELIGKLEENHNIDVILMDIQMPQMDGIKATELVKNKYPQIKIIMLTVLDDDDYVFNAIKAGANGYLLKEIDAENLYKSILEVTKGGAPMTPSIALKTLNLLRNPSLADTKVEETAQVKLSKRETEILIQLSKGLNYNSISDNLIISPSTVRKHIENIYKKLQVHSKLEAVMKAQKQNLI, encoded by the coding sequence ATGAACTTAAAAATTTGCATAGCAGAAGACAATTACTTTTTAGTGAAAGCTATAAAAGAAAAGCTTTCTTTTTTTGATGATATTTCTGTGAAATTCCATGCAAATAATGGAGCAGAATTAATTGGTAAATTAGAAGAGAACCACAATATAGATGTTATTTTAATGGATATTCAAATGCCACAAATGGATGGTATAAAAGCCACAGAATTGGTAAAGAATAAATATCCACAAATAAAGATAATTATGCTTACTGTTTTAGATGATGATGATTATGTTTTTAATGCAATTAAAGCTGGTGCAAACGGGTATTTACTAAAAGAAATTGATGCAGAAAACCTTTATAAAAGTATTTTAGAAGTTACAAAAGGTGGCGCACCCATGACGCCAAGTATTGCTTTAAAGACCTTAAACTTGTTAAGAAACCCAAGTCTAGCAGACACTAAAGTAGAAGAAACAGCACAAGTAAAACTTTCTAAAAGAGAAACAGAAATTTTAATTCAATTAAGTAAAGGTTTAAACTACAATAGTATTTCCGACAATCTTATAATTTCTCCGTCTACGGTAAGAAAGCACATAGAAAATATTTATAAAAAACTACAAGTACACAGCAAATTAGAAGCTGTAATGAAAGCGCAAAAGCAAAATCTTATCTAA
- a CDS encoding rhodanese-like domain-containing protein yields the protein MSSEIKEYLEKDAVILDVRTLGEWNEGHIESAKHIVLNLVPLEIEQIKSWDKPVIAVCRSGGRSGQAAQFLAQNGVDVINGGPWQNVAKHL from the coding sequence ATGAGTTCAGAAATAAAAGAATATTTAGAAAAAGACGCAGTAATTTTAGATGTTAGAACTTTAGGAGAGTGGAATGAAGGCCACATAGAAAGTGCAAAACACATTGTTTTAAATTTAGTTCCTTTAGAAATTGAACAAATAAAATCTTGGGATAAACCAGTAATTGCAGTTTGTAGAAGTGGTGGTAGAAGTGGGCAAGCAGCTCAGTTTTTAGCACAAAATGGAGTAGATGTAATTAATGGTGGTCCTTGGCAAAATGTTGCTAAACATTTATAA
- a CDS encoding aromatic amino acid hydroxylase → MNTHFKLNDVTKKLPKHLHKFVVKQPYEEYTAQNQAVWRYVMRMNVDYLSKVAHESYITGLKKTGISVENIPYMDGMNRILKEIGWAAVSVDGFIPPNAFMEFQAYNVLVIASDMRTINHIEYTPAPDIIHEAAGHAPIIANPEYAEYLRRFGEIGSKAISSAKDYEMYEAIRLLSILKEDPNSSEKEINEAQEKVEFLQENMGELSEMAQIRNLHWWTVEYGLIGTLENPKIYGAGLLSSIGESAWCMQDEVKKVPYTIEAANINFDITKPQPQLFVTPDFAHLSLVLEQFANKMAIRKGGLKGVQKLINSKNLGTIELSTGLQISGVFTNVISDENGNPIYIQTTGKTALSSRDKELIGHGIENHTEGFGSPIGKLKGINIPIEYMSPRDLEAYEIYEGKQISLEFEGGIKVVGDVITGTRDLRGRILLISLQNCTVSYEETILFKPEWGVYDMAIGKEVISAYSGPADNSSFGDLGKVSETKTHKIIYSAAEKELYNLYDEVRKMREQKVVSEEKITNIFNQLKIKFSKDWLLNLEIYELALQNNFLVQTDVLNYLIKLQENKEYKGLIKNGLDLLKVNLPQL, encoded by the coding sequence ATGAATACTCATTTTAAATTAAACGACGTTACTAAAAAATTACCCAAACATTTACACAAATTTGTGGTAAAACAACCTTATGAAGAATATACAGCGCAAAATCAAGCAGTTTGGCGTTATGTCATGAGAATGAATGTTGATTATTTAAGCAAAGTTGCACACGAATCTTATATAACTGGATTAAAAAAAACAGGAATTTCTGTAGAAAACATTCCTTATATGGATGGAATGAATAGAATTTTAAAAGAAATTGGTTGGGCTGCAGTTTCAGTAGATGGTTTTATTCCGCCAAATGCTTTTATGGAATTTCAAGCTTATAATGTGTTGGTAATTGCTTCTGATATGCGAACTATAAATCATATAGAATATACACCAGCACCAGATATTATTCATGAAGCAGCTGGTCATGCGCCCATTATAGCAAATCCAGAATATGCAGAATATTTAAGACGTTTTGGTGAAATTGGAAGCAAAGCAATTTCTTCTGCCAAAGATTATGAAATGTATGAGGCAATTCGTCTGTTATCAATTTTAAAAGAAGATCCAAATTCATCTGAAAAAGAAATAAATGAAGCGCAAGAAAAGGTAGAGTTTTTGCAAGAAAATATGGGTGAATTGTCTGAAATGGCACAAATAAGAAACCTACATTGGTGGACAGTAGAATATGGATTAATAGGCACTTTAGAAAATCCTAAAATTTATGGAGCAGGTTTACTTTCTTCAATAGGAGAAAGTGCTTGGTGTATGCAAGATGAAGTTAAAAAAGTACCTTATACTATTGAAGCCGCAAACATAAATTTCGATATTACAAAACCGCAACCACAGTTGTTTGTAACTCCAGATTTTGCGCATTTAAGTTTGGTTTTAGAGCAGTTTGCTAATAAAATGGCAATTAGAAAAGGAGGTTTAAAAGGTGTTCAAAAACTAATAAATTCTAAAAATTTAGGAACTATTGAATTAAGTACAGGTTTACAAATTTCTGGTGTTTTTACAAATGTAATTTCAGATGAAAACGGTAATCCTATTTATATTCAAACAACTGGTAAAACAGCGCTTTCTAGCAGAGATAAAGAGTTAATTGGACATGGAATAGAAAATCATACAGAAGGTTTTGGAAGTCCAATTGGTAAATTGAAAGGAATTAATATTCCTATAGAATATATGAGTCCAAGAGATTTAGAAGCCTATGAAATTTACGAAGGAAAACAAATTTCTTTAGAATTTGAAGGAGGAATAAAAGTGGTTGGAGATGTAATTACTGGTACTAGAGATTTACGTGGAAGAATTTTATTAATTTCTTTACAAAATTGTACAGTTTCTTATGAAGAAACTATTTTATTTAAACCAGAATGGGGAGTTTACGACATGGCAATTGGTAAAGAAGTAATCTCTGCTTACTCTGGACCAGCAGATAATAGCTCTTTTGGAGATTTAGGAAAAGTATCTGAAACCAAAACACATAAAATTATTTATTCTGCAGCAGAAAAAGAATTGTACAATTTGTATGATGAGGTTCGAAAAATGCGAGAACAAAAAGTAGTTTCAGAAGAAAAAATAACAAATATATTTAATCAGTTAAAAATAAAATTTTCTAAAGATTGGTTGCTGAATTTAGAAATCTATGAATTAGCTTTGCAAAATAATTTTCTTGTACAAACAGATGTATTAAACTATCTAATTAAATTACAAGAAAATAAAGAATACAAAGGTTTGATAAAAAACGGGTTAGATTTACTGAAAGTGAATTTACCACAATTGTAA
- a CDS encoding ankyrin repeat domain-containing protein: MKKLIVPMFACLFAFSTINATSLNNVVKTNSTEFTSFSSSVNTFCKLIQMGKYEAVASLIKAGENVNKKSNGLTPLMFAARHNKAKIAKLLIDNGAKLKTKSDKGNMTALSIAKRSKAVDAVKVIKEAL; encoded by the coding sequence ATGAAAAAATTAATCGTACCAATGTTCGCCTGTTTATTTGCATTTTCTACTATAAATGCAACTTCTTTAAACAATGTTGTAAAAACAAATTCTACAGAATTTACCTCTTTTTCTTCGAGTGTAAATACGTTCTGTAAGTTAATTCAAATGGGAAAATATGAAGCTGTTGCCTCTCTTATTAAAGCCGGAGAAAATGTAAACAAAAAATCGAACGGATTAACACCTTTAATGTTTGCAGCAAGACATAACAAAGCAAAAATTGCCAAATTATTAATAGATAATGGCGCAAAATTAAAGACGAAATCTGATAAAGGAAATATGACAGCTTTGTCTATTGCAAAAAGATCTAAAGCAGTAGATGCTGTAAAAGTTATTAAAGAAGCACTTTAG
- the gpmI gene encoding 2,3-bisphosphoglycerate-independent phosphoglycerate mutase, giving the protein MNKKVILMILDGWGITQDPKVSAIYNAKTPYINSLYNKYPHAQLRTDGLHVGLPEGQMGNSEVGHMNLGAGRIVYQNLARINKAVKEKTLGKEKVLLDTLNYAKENNKDVHLLGLVSNGGIHAHINHLKGILDVAKENEVNNVYLHAFTDGRDCDPKSGTFFINNIQEYMKESTGELATVTGRYYAMDRDNRWERVKEAYDGVVNGIGEKTTDVIATINKNYEAGLTDEFHKPIIVTNADGSPKAQIKEGDVVLFFNYRTDRGRELTNALSQNDFPEFGMKKLDLYFTTITLYDESFKGINVIYNSDNIKNTLGEVLSDAGKKQIRIAETEKYPHVTFFFSGGQETPFEGESRILRNSPKVATYDLKPEMSAYELKDALCEDLEKGEADFVCLNFANGDMVGHTGIMEAAIKACETVDICAKEVIETGLKNGYSTLLIADHGNCETMMNPDGSPHTAHTTNPVPFILIDDEIKSVKSGILGDVAPTILDLMGVTQPEEMTQHSLL; this is encoded by the coding sequence ATGAACAAGAAAGTAATCTTAATGATTTTAGACGGATGGGGAATTACACAAGACCCAAAAGTTTCCGCAATTTACAATGCAAAAACACCTTACATTAATAGTTTATATAACAAATATCCGCACGCTCAGTTAAGAACAGATGGTTTACATGTTGGTTTACCTGAAGGACAGATGGGAAATTCGGAAGTTGGACACATGAATTTAGGTGCTGGTAGAATTGTATATCAAAATTTAGCAAGAATTAATAAAGCTGTTAAAGAAAAAACTTTAGGCAAAGAAAAAGTGTTGTTAGATACTTTAAATTACGCTAAAGAAAACAACAAAGATGTTCATTTATTAGGTTTGGTTTCTAATGGTGGTATTCATGCGCACATAAATCATTTAAAAGGAATTTTAGATGTTGCCAAAGAAAATGAAGTAAACAATGTGTATTTGCATGCATTTACAGACGGTAGAGATTGCGATCCTAAATCTGGTACTTTTTTCATAAATAATATTCAAGAATACATGAAAGAAAGTACAGGAGAATTGGCTACTGTAACTGGACGTTATTATGCAATGGATAGAGATAATCGTTGGGAACGTGTTAAAGAGGCATATGATGGTGTTGTAAATGGTATTGGTGAAAAAACTACAGATGTTATTGCAACTATCAACAAAAATTATGAAGCTGGTTTAACAGACGAATTTCACAAACCTATTATTGTAACAAATGCTGATGGTTCTCCAAAAGCACAAATAAAAGAAGGTGATGTAGTTTTATTTTTCAACTATAGAACAGATAGAGGAAGAGAGCTTACAAATGCATTGTCTCAAAATGATTTCCCTGAATTCGGAATGAAAAAATTAGACTTATATTTTACAACTATTACTTTATATGATGAATCTTTTAAAGGAATTAACGTAATTTATAACAGCGATAATATTAAAAATACGTTAGGTGAAGTATTATCTGATGCTGGTAAAAAACAAATTAGAATTGCTGAAACAGAGAAATATCCTCACGTAACTTTTTTCTTTTCTGGCGGACAAGAAACTCCTTTTGAAGGTGAATCTCGAATTTTAAGAAATTCACCAAAAGTAGCAACTTACGATTTAAAACCAGAAATGAGTGCATATGAATTAAAAGATGCACTTTGTGAAGATTTAGAAAAAGGCGAAGCAGATTTTGTTTGTTTAAACTTTGCAAATGGAGATATGGTTGGCCATACAGGAATAATGGAAGCAGCAATTAAAGCTTGTGAAACTGTAGACATTTGTGCAAAAGAAGTAATAGAAACTGGTTTAAAAAACGGTTATTCTACTTTATTAATTGCAGATCATGGAAATTGCGAAACAATGATGAATCCAGATGGATCTCCACACACAGCACACACTACAAACCCTGTTCCTTTCATTTTAATTGATGATGAAATAAAATCAGTAAAAAGTGGTATCTTGGGCGATGTAGCACCAACTATTTTAGACTTAATGGGAGTTACACAACCAGAAGAAATGACACAACATTCTTTATTATAA
- a CDS encoding thioredoxin family protein: MKYFFLFFFTIALASCGSAQQEITAAKNKSGDLVGFANKESFNQAPYNTWFTQKFDAYKPDEVTVNALKKELKGVKIKGFMGTWCGDSKRETPHFYKILEQAGFNFKNLDLVTVNRSKKTPDNLQEGLDIKRVPTFIFYKDGEEIGRYVEYARESLEKDMLKIVSGQPYKHSYDRSK, translated from the coding sequence ATGAAATATTTTTTTTTATTCTTTTTTACGATTGCTCTAGCTTCTTGTGGCAGTGCACAACAAGAAATAACTGCAGCAAAAAATAAAAGCGGAGATTTAGTAGGTTTTGCAAACAAAGAATCTTTTAACCAAGCTCCTTACAATACTTGGTTTACTCAAAAATTTGATGCTTATAAACCAGATGAAGTAACCGTTAACGCTTTAAAAAAAGAACTTAAAGGAGTTAAAATAAAAGGTTTTATGGGAACTTGGTGTGGAGATAGTAAAAGAGAAACTCCACATTTTTATAAGATTTTAGAACAAGCAGGTTTCAATTTTAAAAATTTAGATTTAGTTACTGTTAATCGTAGTAAAAAAACCCCAGATAATTTACAAGAAGGTTTAGACATAAAAAGAGTACCTACTTTTATTTTCTATAAAGACGGAGAAGAAATTGGACGTTATGTAGAATATGCACGTGAATCTTTAGAGAAAGACATGTTAAAAATTGTATCAGGACAACCTTACAAGCATTCTTACGATAGAAGTAAATAA
- a CDS encoding BT0820 family HAD-type phosphatase → MKIPNNNLIIAVDFDGTIVEDAFPKVGKPILFAFETLKKLQSEGHRLILWTYRSGSKLNDAVEFCKENGIEFYAVNKNFPEEVYEEKYSRKIHADLFIDDRNVGGFLGWTNIYKLIFNYEPEMKKKKGFFSFFK, encoded by the coding sequence ATGAAGATTCCTAACAACAATCTTATTATTGCTGTAGATTTTGATGGCACTATTGTAGAAGACGCATTTCCTAAAGTAGGAAAACCGATTCTCTTTGCTTTTGAAACTCTTAAAAAACTGCAATCTGAAGGTCATCGTTTAATTTTATGGACCTACAGAAGTGGATCTAAACTTAATGATGCAGTAGAGTTTTGCAAAGAAAACGGGATTGAATTTTATGCAGTAAACAAAAACTTTCCAGAAGAGGTTTATGAAGAGAAATACAGCAGAAAAATTCATGCAGATTTATTTATAGATGATAGAAATGTTGGTGGTTTTTTAGGTTGGACAAATATCTACAAACTCATTTTTAACTATGAACCAGAAATGAAAAAGAAAAAAGGTTTTTTCTCTTTTTTCAAATAG